GAGTGCGAAAGATTATTCTGCTTTGCGTATTCATTAAGAGTAATGATGTCCATTCCATCCAGATAGGCTAATCGTTTATGATAACTGTTGGTAATTGCTTTCCCAACAATTTCTTCCATAATCGAACTACTGATATTTCTATCAAACTCTTCAAAGGCATCATAGTACAAAGTACGGTCGATGAGTTTAATGTTTATGGGTACATAGCCTTCGCGGATCAGTAAATAATTGTTAAGCACTCTTCCTATTCTCCCATTACCATCGACAAACGGATGGATGTGTTCAAAACTGAGATGAAAGACTGCAATTCTCTTTATAATACTGTCATTCACCGAAGAATTGTATTTGATGAACATATCTTCAAGTTTGCCTATAATCTGTTTGGTATCACAAGCGATATGGTTTGCAACTCTTACCCATTCATCATTTTTCCTGAACCGACCTGCTATATTATTGTGAATATTAGTTATCAATATTCTATGCAGAAGCAGAATCATTTCCAGGTTCAATTCCTGCTGCTTTGCTTTTGTGTCTATATATGTAACTACTCGTGCCAGGTTCCGAGCTTCGAATACTTCGAGTTCGGAGACATATCGGTCTAAATCGAGGTGAAGGAGTATTTTCTCAGTTTCCTCCAAACTCAGGGTACTGTTTTCAATGGCGTTTGAATTATAGACCTGTTCTGCAACCTCTGCTTCATTGATAAGTTTAAGTAAAGAATCCTTATTGCGAGCAGATTGATAATACCGCTCTCGTAATGAACCTATTCTCTTATATACACTCATCACTTTTCCCATAGCTTGAATTTAACAAATTTTCACGTTTTTGATAACAATACAGTTAATTGTAACGGTTATATGATATGTTTTCACGCTTTACCAGCAAATTTCATCGAAATACACGGTAAGGGAGATACCGCCACTGGTTAGGATTGGCACGTCTGGATAACTAAGACGACCCCTGCGCGGACTACGTCCTTGGCAGGATGACATACCCGAGATAGAAGTCGGTTGAAACCTCCCAGACCAGGCATCAGGGGGCAGGTGTGTCTTCATATGGGGCATAGAGGAATTGTAGATTGGTCATTTCATTGACGGTGTGTTGTTTCGGGTAGTATGCTCGGTTTCAGGAAGGGAAATGGTGACATCTCCAGGTTTTTCCTGAAGATATTATTCTGCTCTTCCTCGCTAAAAGAGTATCCTTAGGCCTTTTGTCATAAGATATGCTCCAAAGACCAGCAGGACAGTCATCCCGATTACTCGATT
The genomic region above belongs to Candidatus Aegiribacteria sp. and contains:
- a CDS encoding Fic family protein — its product is MGKVMSVYKRIGSLRERYYQSARNKDSLLKLINEAEVAEQVYNSNAIENSTLSLEETEKILLHLDLDRYVSELEVFEARNLARVVTYIDTKAKQQELNLEMILLLHRILITNIHNNIAGRFRKNDEWVRVANHIACDTKQIIGKLEDMFIKYNSSVNDSIIKRIAVFHLSFEHIHPFVDGNGRIGRVLNNYLLIREGYVPINIKLIDRTLYYDAFEEFDRNISSSIMEEIVGKAITNSYHKRLAYLDGMDIITLNEYAKQNNLSHSNLINKAKRQTIEAFLEKGLWKIGDPTS